A region from the Alosa alosa isolate M-15738 ecotype Scorff River chromosome 7, AALO_Geno_1.1, whole genome shotgun sequence genome encodes:
- the LOC125298620 gene encoding NACHT, LRR and PYD domains-containing protein 3-like isoform X2, whose translation MDSPPSNQKASSREEGGTMDPRGSINLPYPQGSADTPQTSITAQTCGVVNASQSTITAQTHGVVNAPQIAHSHIEGAVTFNMVTHMHNTGNAREDDFDRGHGAVKGDASVHKVSSKLKSNLKLKFENIFEGLAKRGNPTLLNRMFTEVYITEGEKEVVIATDNLSEHEVWQLNTASRHQTCHEPAINCNDIFKPLPGQDVHIRTVLTKGVAGIGKTVSVQKFILDWAEEKANQDVDLIFVLPFRELNHFQNSKLSLHELLEIFHPELKDMKDMNKYGEAKIVVIFDGLDESYLPLSFQRNRIVADVAKRSSLDKLLINLFKGNLLPSAHIWITSRPAAVHRIRSDCLHRVTEIRGFNDQQKEEYFRKRVSDEMQADTIISHLRASKSLHTMCHIPVFCWIASTVLGGMQSDTIGGNLSYTLTGMYTRFLLIQTNVKNQKYYDKDERDSRELSSSDVQILLQIGKLAFENLEKSKLIFSERDLKRYGLNTVEISVHSGLFTEILKKEDPMFEGQWYSFVHLSIQEFLAAVYVFLSFVRERVDVPQLNAKKGVTSQNSSFDKNWLRDSMQPCEKSGKSLLTREQYQSYVLDDSDCDSEDEPLKKSAIQDEMQQQHTPQDFSTLHEWHRVAVDKSLKSKNGHLDLFLQFLLGLSLGANYSLFRCLCLPTGIFQEDIWKTTEYIKHKLRLEDQRKCPTPERCINLLNCLTEVGDTTVTGEIQSYIMSKNVPEKKLTTAQCSALAYMMLTSKNVLDEFDLKKYRTSAGGRRRLVPLVRCCRKALLANCQLTRNCFETISSVLQTSDSLLRELDLSHNFLVPQTLETLCAGLVSPHCNLDSLNLSCINLEYTGSILLKAALLGPHHQPSCLRLNGCYLEDDCSEFILTALQSEKSRLTLLDLSYNSLTDSGIIQILIGLANPNCKLYTLRLGGCAITKVSCEVLGSVLQFSTLRELDLSGSGVGNEGVKRIFSRTSTQLGTLRLRECGLSDGACDVLGNTLSSSGLKELELRDNNIRDSGVKLLCVGLAKPTCILQSLGLSGCLITKEGCRYLASALKANPSHLQVLDLSYNHPGESGVAILSEALEDPNYKLATLNSRDGGLHRIKPMLRKYAHVLTLDPNTQDQSTRFFLSEDKRRAYMDFPDVADVRFHSYCRTWFGVSCCEGLTGGRFYWEVEWREEVVIGVKYKGKDSRYHKESWSLYCNSCTAHYEASHNNSFFRIAMADGEYRRVGVCLDWPAGTLSFYLAASDRLRHLHTFHSDFSKPLYPEFYLNDTWRSSVKIVTL comes from the exons ATGGATTCCCCCCCGAGCAATCAGAAGGCATCCAGCAGAGAAGAAGGAGGGACTATGGATCCTAGAGGGTCCATCAACTTGCCCTACCCACAGGGATCTGCAGACACACCTCAAACCTCTATTACGGCTCAAACATGTGGGGTGGTCAATGCATCGCAGTCCACCATTACGGCTCAAACGCATGGGGTGGTCAATGCGCCGCAGATTGCACACAGTCATATTGAGGGAGCTGTCACATTTAATATGgtgacacacatgcataacacAG GAAATGCAAGAGAGGATGATTTCGACAGAGGACATGGGGCTGTTAAAGGAG aTGCCAGTGTGCATAAAGTGTCTTCCAAACTAAAGTCTAACCTGAAGTTGAAGTTTGAGAATATATTTGAGGGCCTTGCCAAACGTGGAAACCCAACACTGCTGAATCGGATGTTCACAGAGGTCTAcatcacagagggagagaaggaagttGTTATTG CGACAGACAACTTGAGTGAGCATGAAGTATGGCAGCTGAACACAGCATCCAGGCATCAAACCTGTCATGAACCTGCTATCAACTGCAATGACATCTTCAAGCCTCTGCCTGGTCAGGATGTGCACATCAGAACTGTGCTAACAAAGGGTGTGGCAGGGATTGGAAAAACGGTCTCTGTTCAGAAGTTCATTTTAGATTGGGCAGAAGAGAAGGCCAATCAGGATGTGGATTTAATTTTTGTTCTTCCTTTCCGTGAGCTGAATCATTTTCAAAACAGCAAGTTAAGTCTTCATGAGCTGCTTGAGATCTTCCACCCTGAGCTGAAAGACATGAAAGACATGAACAAGTACGGTGAGGCCAAAATAGTTGTCATATTTGATGGTCTGGATGAAAGTTATTTACCTTTAAGCTTTCAGAGAAACAGGATTGTTGCAGACGTTGCAAAGAGATCATCGCTGGATAAGTTGCTGATTAATCTCTTCAAAGGTAATCTACTTCCGTCTGCCCACATTTGGATAACATCACGCCCGGCTGCTGTTCACCGGATTCGGTCTGACTGTCTTCATCGAGTAACGGAAATACGCGGCTTTAATGACCAACAGAAGGAGGAATACTTCAGAAAGAGGGTTTCAGATGAGATGCAAGCTGACACAATCATCTCACACCTCAGAGCATCAAAGAGCCTTCACACCATGTGCCACATTCCAGTGTTCTGTTGGATTGCCTCCACGGTTCTTGGAGGAATGCAAAGTGATACGATCGGAGGAAACCTTTCATACACATTGACAGGAATGTACACTCGTTTCCTGCTCATCCAAACAAATGTGAAGAACCAGAAGTACTATGACAAAGATGAGCGGGACTCAAGGGAATTGTCTTCATCCGATGTCCAAATCCTGCTCCAGATTGGCAAACTAGCCTTTGAAAACCTAGAGAAGAGCAAACTCATATTCTCTGAAAGAGACCTGAAAAGATATGGATTGAACACTGTGGAAATATCAGTCCACTCAGGACTTTTCACAGAGATTCTCAAAAAAGAAGATCCCATGTTTGAAGGGCAGTGGTACAGCTTCGTACACCTGAGCATACAGGAGTTTCTCGCAGCTGTCTATGTGTTCCTTTCATTTGTCCGAGAGCGAGTGGATGTGCCCCaactaaatgcaaaaaaaggtgtcACTTCTCAAAACTCTAGTTTTGACAAAAACTGGCTGCGAGATTCAATGCAACCTTGTGAGAAATCTGGAAAATCACTACTTACCCGTGAGCAGTACCAATCCTATGTACTAGACGACTCTGACTGTGATTCAGAGGATGAGCCGTTGAAGAAGTCAGCCATCCAGGATGAAATGCAACAACAGCACACACCCCAAGACTTCTCCACACTACATGAGTGGCACAGGGTTGCTGTGGACAAGTCGTTGAAGAGCAAGAATGGGCATTTGGACCTCTTTCTACAGTTCCTCCTTGGGCTTTCACTGGGGGCCAATTACAGCCTCTTTAGATGCCTGTGCTTACCAACTGGGATCTTTCAGGAGGATATCTGGAAAACCACAGAGTACATCAAACACAAGCTCAGATTGGAAGACCAGAGGAAATGCCCTACACCTGAAAGATGCATTAACCTACTCAACTGTCTCACTGAGGTCGGCGACACCACAGTGACCGGGGAGATCCAGTCATACATCATGTCCAAGAATGTTCCAGAGAAGAAACTGACTACAGCTCAGTGTTCTGCCTTGGCCTACATGATGTTGACGTCCAAAAATGTTTTGGATGAGTTTGACTTGAAGAAGTACAGGACCTCTGCAGGAGGTCGCAGAAGACTGGTTCCACTGGTTAGGTGCTGCAGAAAAGCACT ACTTGCCAATTGTCAACTCACGCGAAATTGCTTTGAGACAATCTCCTCAGTGCTTCAGACTTCTGACTCCCTCCTCAGAGAGCTGGACTTGAGCCACAACTTCCTGGTTCCACAGACATTGGAGACACTCTGTGCTGGTCTAGTCAGTCCCCACTGCAACCTGGACTCTCTGAACCTCAGCTGCATCAACCTGGAATACACGGGTTCGATACTGCTGAAGGCGGCATTGCTGGGACCTCATCACCAGCCCAGCTGTCTGAG ACTCAACGGATGTTATCTGGAAGACGACTGCAGTGAGTTTATACTCACAGCTCTTCAATCAGAGAAATCCAGACTGACCCTACTGGATCTCTCCTATAACAGCCTGACAGATTCTGGAATCATACAGATCCTGATTGGACTTGCAAATCCAAACTGTAAACTTTACACACTGAG GTTGGGAGGCTGTGCGATTACTAAGGTATCCTGTGAGGTGCTGGGTTCTGTTCTACAGTTCTCCACCCTCAGAGAACTAGACCTGAGTGGCAGTGGAGTGGGAAATGAGGGGGTGAAACGCATCTTTTCCAGAACGTCGACTCAGCTGGGAACATTGAG ACTAAGGGAATGTGGTCTATCAGACGGTGCTTGTGATGTGCTGGGAAACACTCTGAGTTCCTCTGGGCTGAAGGAGTTAGAGCTGCGAGACAACAACATCAGGGATTCAGGAGTGAAGCTGCTCTGTGTTGGCCTGGCAAAGCCAACCTGCATCCTGCAGTCCTTAGG GCTCTCTGGCTGTCTGATCACTAAAGAAGGATGCAGATATCTGGCTTCTGCCCTCAAAGCAAATCCATCTCACCTGCAAGTGCTGGACCTCAGCTACAACCACCCAGGGGAGTCTGGAGTGGCAATTCTTTCAGAAGCACTGGAGGATCCCAACTACAAACTGGCAACACTGAA TTCAAGAGATGGTGGTCTGCACAGGATCAAGCCCATGCTGAGGAAAT ATGCTCATGTCCTCACCCTGGACCCAAACACACAGGATCAATCAACTCGCTTTTTCTTGTCTGAGGACAAGCGGAGGGCATATATGGATTTTCCAGACGTGGCAGACGTGAGATTTCATTCATATTGTCGAACCTGGTTTGGGGTGAGCTGCTGTGAAGGCCTTACAGGAGGGCGCTTCTACTGGGAGGTGGAGTGGAGGGAGGAGGTTGTGATCGGTGTGAAGTACAAGGGGAAAGACTCCAGGTACCACAAGGAGTCCTGGAGCCTCTACTGCAACTCCTGTACCGCTCACTACGAGGCGAGCCACAACAACAGCTTCTTCAGGATCGCCATGGCCGACGGAGAGTACAGACGTGTAGGGGTGTGTCTCGATTGGCCGGCCGGCACGCTGTCTTTCTATTTAGCAGCTTCTGATAGGCTTAGACACCTTCACACTTTCCACAGTGACTTCTCTAAGCCTCTGTACCCTGAGTTTTATCTAAATGACACTTGGCGGTCATCTGTCAAGATTGTTACCCTGTGA
- the LOC125298620 gene encoding NACHT, LRR and PYD domains-containing protein 3-like isoform X1, protein MDSPPSNQKASSREEGGTMDPRGSINLPYPQGSADTPQTSITAQTCGVVNASQSTITAQTHGVVNAPQIAHSHIEGAVTFNMVTHMHNTGNAREDDFDRGHGAVKGDASVHKVSSKLKSNLKLKFENIFEGLAKRGNPTLLNRMFTEVYITEGEKEVVIGEHIYFQMIDGKRPTGFSRENGRLVIYYENSMRMLNTAPIDQSYYQMVPKGRQCENFKSPFHSATDNLSEHEVWQLNTASRHQTCHEPAINCNDIFKPLPGQDVHIRTVLTKGVAGIGKTVSVQKFILDWAEEKANQDVDLIFVLPFRELNHFQNSKLSLHELLEIFHPELKDMKDMNKYGEAKIVVIFDGLDESYLPLSFQRNRIVADVAKRSSLDKLLINLFKGNLLPSAHIWITSRPAAVHRIRSDCLHRVTEIRGFNDQQKEEYFRKRVSDEMQADTIISHLRASKSLHTMCHIPVFCWIASTVLGGMQSDTIGGNLSYTLTGMYTRFLLIQTNVKNQKYYDKDERDSRELSSSDVQILLQIGKLAFENLEKSKLIFSERDLKRYGLNTVEISVHSGLFTEILKKEDPMFEGQWYSFVHLSIQEFLAAVYVFLSFVRERVDVPQLNAKKGVTSQNSSFDKNWLRDSMQPCEKSGKSLLTREQYQSYVLDDSDCDSEDEPLKKSAIQDEMQQQHTPQDFSTLHEWHRVAVDKSLKSKNGHLDLFLQFLLGLSLGANYSLFRCLCLPTGIFQEDIWKTTEYIKHKLRLEDQRKCPTPERCINLLNCLTEVGDTTVTGEIQSYIMSKNVPEKKLTTAQCSALAYMMLTSKNVLDEFDLKKYRTSAGGRRRLVPLVRCCRKALLANCQLTRNCFETISSVLQTSDSLLRELDLSHNFLVPQTLETLCAGLVSPHCNLDSLNLSCINLEYTGSILLKAALLGPHHQPSCLRLNGCYLEDDCSEFILTALQSEKSRLTLLDLSYNSLTDSGIIQILIGLANPNCKLYTLRLGGCAITKVSCEVLGSVLQFSTLRELDLSGSGVGNEGVKRIFSRTSTQLGTLRLRECGLSDGACDVLGNTLSSSGLKELELRDNNIRDSGVKLLCVGLAKPTCILQSLGLSGCLITKEGCRYLASALKANPSHLQVLDLSYNHPGESGVAILSEALEDPNYKLATLNSRDGGLHRIKPMLRKYAHVLTLDPNTQDQSTRFFLSEDKRRAYMDFPDVADVRFHSYCRTWFGVSCCEGLTGGRFYWEVEWREEVVIGVKYKGKDSRYHKESWSLYCNSCTAHYEASHNNSFFRIAMADGEYRRVGVCLDWPAGTLSFYLAASDRLRHLHTFHSDFSKPLYPEFYLNDTWRSSVKIVTL, encoded by the exons ATGGATTCCCCCCCGAGCAATCAGAAGGCATCCAGCAGAGAAGAAGGAGGGACTATGGATCCTAGAGGGTCCATCAACTTGCCCTACCCACAGGGATCTGCAGACACACCTCAAACCTCTATTACGGCTCAAACATGTGGGGTGGTCAATGCATCGCAGTCCACCATTACGGCTCAAACGCATGGGGTGGTCAATGCGCCGCAGATTGCACACAGTCATATTGAGGGAGCTGTCACATTTAATATGgtgacacacatgcataacacAG GAAATGCAAGAGAGGATGATTTCGACAGAGGACATGGGGCTGTTAAAGGAG aTGCCAGTGTGCATAAAGTGTCTTCCAAACTAAAGTCTAACCTGAAGTTGAAGTTTGAGAATATATTTGAGGGCCTTGCCAAACGTGGAAACCCAACACTGCTGAATCGGATGTTCACAGAGGTCTAcatcacagagggagagaaggaagttGTTATTGGTGAGCATATCTATTTCCAGATGATTGATGGAAAGAGACCAACAGGCTTTTCCAGAGAAAATGGTCGTCTTGTGATTTACTATGAAAATAGCATGAGGATGCTGAACACAGCACCTATAGATCAAAGCTATTACCAGATGGTTCCTAAAGGAAGACAATGTGAGAATTTTAAAAGTCCTTTTCATTCAGCGACAGACAACTTGAGTGAGCATGAAGTATGGCAGCTGAACACAGCATCCAGGCATCAAACCTGTCATGAACCTGCTATCAACTGCAATGACATCTTCAAGCCTCTGCCTGGTCAGGATGTGCACATCAGAACTGTGCTAACAAAGGGTGTGGCAGGGATTGGAAAAACGGTCTCTGTTCAGAAGTTCATTTTAGATTGGGCAGAAGAGAAGGCCAATCAGGATGTGGATTTAATTTTTGTTCTTCCTTTCCGTGAGCTGAATCATTTTCAAAACAGCAAGTTAAGTCTTCATGAGCTGCTTGAGATCTTCCACCCTGAGCTGAAAGACATGAAAGACATGAACAAGTACGGTGAGGCCAAAATAGTTGTCATATTTGATGGTCTGGATGAAAGTTATTTACCTTTAAGCTTTCAGAGAAACAGGATTGTTGCAGACGTTGCAAAGAGATCATCGCTGGATAAGTTGCTGATTAATCTCTTCAAAGGTAATCTACTTCCGTCTGCCCACATTTGGATAACATCACGCCCGGCTGCTGTTCACCGGATTCGGTCTGACTGTCTTCATCGAGTAACGGAAATACGCGGCTTTAATGACCAACAGAAGGAGGAATACTTCAGAAAGAGGGTTTCAGATGAGATGCAAGCTGACACAATCATCTCACACCTCAGAGCATCAAAGAGCCTTCACACCATGTGCCACATTCCAGTGTTCTGTTGGATTGCCTCCACGGTTCTTGGAGGAATGCAAAGTGATACGATCGGAGGAAACCTTTCATACACATTGACAGGAATGTACACTCGTTTCCTGCTCATCCAAACAAATGTGAAGAACCAGAAGTACTATGACAAAGATGAGCGGGACTCAAGGGAATTGTCTTCATCCGATGTCCAAATCCTGCTCCAGATTGGCAAACTAGCCTTTGAAAACCTAGAGAAGAGCAAACTCATATTCTCTGAAAGAGACCTGAAAAGATATGGATTGAACACTGTGGAAATATCAGTCCACTCAGGACTTTTCACAGAGATTCTCAAAAAAGAAGATCCCATGTTTGAAGGGCAGTGGTACAGCTTCGTACACCTGAGCATACAGGAGTTTCTCGCAGCTGTCTATGTGTTCCTTTCATTTGTCCGAGAGCGAGTGGATGTGCCCCaactaaatgcaaaaaaaggtgtcACTTCTCAAAACTCTAGTTTTGACAAAAACTGGCTGCGAGATTCAATGCAACCTTGTGAGAAATCTGGAAAATCACTACTTACCCGTGAGCAGTACCAATCCTATGTACTAGACGACTCTGACTGTGATTCAGAGGATGAGCCGTTGAAGAAGTCAGCCATCCAGGATGAAATGCAACAACAGCACACACCCCAAGACTTCTCCACACTACATGAGTGGCACAGGGTTGCTGTGGACAAGTCGTTGAAGAGCAAGAATGGGCATTTGGACCTCTTTCTACAGTTCCTCCTTGGGCTTTCACTGGGGGCCAATTACAGCCTCTTTAGATGCCTGTGCTTACCAACTGGGATCTTTCAGGAGGATATCTGGAAAACCACAGAGTACATCAAACACAAGCTCAGATTGGAAGACCAGAGGAAATGCCCTACACCTGAAAGATGCATTAACCTACTCAACTGTCTCACTGAGGTCGGCGACACCACAGTGACCGGGGAGATCCAGTCATACATCATGTCCAAGAATGTTCCAGAGAAGAAACTGACTACAGCTCAGTGTTCTGCCTTGGCCTACATGATGTTGACGTCCAAAAATGTTTTGGATGAGTTTGACTTGAAGAAGTACAGGACCTCTGCAGGAGGTCGCAGAAGACTGGTTCCACTGGTTAGGTGCTGCAGAAAAGCACT ACTTGCCAATTGTCAACTCACGCGAAATTGCTTTGAGACAATCTCCTCAGTGCTTCAGACTTCTGACTCCCTCCTCAGAGAGCTGGACTTGAGCCACAACTTCCTGGTTCCACAGACATTGGAGACACTCTGTGCTGGTCTAGTCAGTCCCCACTGCAACCTGGACTCTCTGAACCTCAGCTGCATCAACCTGGAATACACGGGTTCGATACTGCTGAAGGCGGCATTGCTGGGACCTCATCACCAGCCCAGCTGTCTGAG ACTCAACGGATGTTATCTGGAAGACGACTGCAGTGAGTTTATACTCACAGCTCTTCAATCAGAGAAATCCAGACTGACCCTACTGGATCTCTCCTATAACAGCCTGACAGATTCTGGAATCATACAGATCCTGATTGGACTTGCAAATCCAAACTGTAAACTTTACACACTGAG GTTGGGAGGCTGTGCGATTACTAAGGTATCCTGTGAGGTGCTGGGTTCTGTTCTACAGTTCTCCACCCTCAGAGAACTAGACCTGAGTGGCAGTGGAGTGGGAAATGAGGGGGTGAAACGCATCTTTTCCAGAACGTCGACTCAGCTGGGAACATTGAG ACTAAGGGAATGTGGTCTATCAGACGGTGCTTGTGATGTGCTGGGAAACACTCTGAGTTCCTCTGGGCTGAAGGAGTTAGAGCTGCGAGACAACAACATCAGGGATTCAGGAGTGAAGCTGCTCTGTGTTGGCCTGGCAAAGCCAACCTGCATCCTGCAGTCCTTAGG GCTCTCTGGCTGTCTGATCACTAAAGAAGGATGCAGATATCTGGCTTCTGCCCTCAAAGCAAATCCATCTCACCTGCAAGTGCTGGACCTCAGCTACAACCACCCAGGGGAGTCTGGAGTGGCAATTCTTTCAGAAGCACTGGAGGATCCCAACTACAAACTGGCAACACTGAA TTCAAGAGATGGTGGTCTGCACAGGATCAAGCCCATGCTGAGGAAAT ATGCTCATGTCCTCACCCTGGACCCAAACACACAGGATCAATCAACTCGCTTTTTCTTGTCTGAGGACAAGCGGAGGGCATATATGGATTTTCCAGACGTGGCAGACGTGAGATTTCATTCATATTGTCGAACCTGGTTTGGGGTGAGCTGCTGTGAAGGCCTTACAGGAGGGCGCTTCTACTGGGAGGTGGAGTGGAGGGAGGAGGTTGTGATCGGTGTGAAGTACAAGGGGAAAGACTCCAGGTACCACAAGGAGTCCTGGAGCCTCTACTGCAACTCCTGTACCGCTCACTACGAGGCGAGCCACAACAACAGCTTCTTCAGGATCGCCATGGCCGACGGAGAGTACAGACGTGTAGGGGTGTGTCTCGATTGGCCGGCCGGCACGCTGTCTTTCTATTTAGCAGCTTCTGATAGGCTTAGACACCTTCACACTTTCCACAGTGACTTCTCTAAGCCTCTGTACCCTGAGTTTTATCTAAATGACACTTGGCGGTCATCTGTCAAGATTGTTACCCTGTGA